The genomic interval CATCAAACACCCAACTGTTTCGAGAAGATACAGTATCCCGAAAGGACATACTGTAACTGCGTTAAGAGCCATAGACACAAACACACCGAAAAAGAATAACAAAATAGCTGAAAgtggtttttctttttctttcttttctgatttcttttcttttttacaaatGGACGAATAAAATTCTAAagttaaattactgtacataaaacaaGAAAGTCACAAAACACTATTAGTGCTGGTTGATGAGTTAACTGTGGCTAGTTTTCTTTTTGTCATTAATACTAGTCTAAAAGTTGGTGAGACACCAAGGCCACGATAAACAAATCAATGACCAATGGAGTAAAGCTTCTTACGTTTGGTGTGCGAGAGGCCACAAATCTCTACATAATCTTCAAATATTAAAAAAGAGAcacaatgcaatataatatctttGGGTATGTTCATTTCTATAATGCATTTAAATCTGAACAAAAAAGAATGACCATTTAGGGAGCAACGTTTAAATAtcaaaaatcacatgtaaaatgttcaaaatgcaAGGCTTGGTTCCACCGGTCATGTTCGAAAACCTCCTTTTTAAGGGGTAAACTGAACTTGGAACCTTTACACTAAGGCCACATCTAATGGTAGAGCATGTCTCCAAATCACTCGTTTTTGAGACAGTTTTAGAAAATGCAAATGGACGTTTGGAagacaaaaaaatgttttcaaaaagaagGAACATACAAGACGTACTACACAATGGCTACCGTTCTGACGGACATTGCATGAAAAACCTATAAAAGGCCTTTATATTGTATATATCGTGGTTTCTGTATTAGATCCCCAAATAAGACATAGGAAGATGGCATGTTCCTTTTGTGAGATCTAGATGTGAAGAAATGCTTAAAGGAAGCATAGCGCATAATGTAATGCAGGGAAGGCAGAGGCATTGCTTAAAGCTCTTTTTAAAGACTTCATAAAACAAATGGTAAAAAATAGGCCCTCTGAGTTTCTCCCAAATACAAAATTTCAACAACTAAACCAAactgacacacataaaaaaatggtATTACAAAATGGAAAGAGTCTGAGCAACTGATGTTTGTCAAACTATATGAAATCAGCTATATACAGAAGTCGAGAAAACAGACCAACAGACAAAGAACAAAAAGGTGAAAGCTCAGAGGAGGAATAGAACTTATTTGGTAACAACAGCATACTATATGTTTGATATAAAAAAGGTATGGAGAAAAATGTACCTTAACTAAAGCTTATACAATATCCTTGGTCCAAAAAAACTGTTATTCTCACAATTTAAATGTGACCCTTTTCCAAAGAGTTCAGACCTCCCGGCCTATGATACATCTCACCCAGTCACACATACAGACCAGAAGGAAGAAACATGAGACTAAATGGAACATTTTTACATTGCTGATGCATCATCGCTGTGGTCTCTTCTCTGGTGTTCTGCCAATATGGAGTTTGCTGTCAGGCATTGTCAACTGAATTGATAGCACTAGACCGCCTCCTTAGAGAAATCCACTAGAGGAAACAGGAGAACCATCTACCAAATATTTTGTCCTCGCCACAGGTTTTCCCCTGTAAATTTGCGAAATCCTTGATTACTGTCTCCTCTGTCAAAGGATTTTATTCTTGAAATCACTACGCAGCACTTTtacaaacaaagtttgtaatgtagtctttttttatttattttcacgcATAGCATGTTGTGAGTTTGTGAGCACTGCTGCATTTGTTATAAAACCATAGCTGCAGCTGCATTAGACGATGCTGCTGGAACGGCGTTGGACGTGCTGTTGGTGCCGTAAGGTGCTGTTTCTCCGTTACCTCCCATGCTGTTACCGGTCGTTGAAAGCAAACCGGCATTGCCCGATCGTAGGATAGCTCCAGCCGCGCTACAGTGTGGACGTGGACCGGGTTCGGGCGTGTACGTGAACGTAAGCGTTGTGGAGTAGATGATACCGTCATTTCTGACCAGCGTTACCGGGACCTGCACTGGCTGCCGCACCCATCGCCAGCCCTCACGGAACGCCGAGATGTCAGGAACTACACAGAGCATGCTTTCTCCGCACCTACCGAGGAAATATTGTCTGTTAATATTTCAGTATGTCTCAATGCCTGCAATATATTTAACTGACGCAGGTAATGAAAGTACATATTTGCTTTTAACAACCGCAAAAGTCTTTGGCACAGGTTAAACAGTACGTGTGGGGTCTTGTTCACTTGGCTTTTACTAGCTTGAAGCACTTCACTGAACACTGTCACTTACTGCTGCATCAAACAAGTTTATGAGGCTTCAAGATCATGCTTATGCAAAGATCTAAATCATGCCTATAAACAAAGATCTAAAGCTCTTtgatataaatacagtatgttgagCAAGTCTTTTCCCCACAATGATATTAGAAGGAACAATTACCCGTACAAATCCTCCTGGACGCTTAATCCAGTGTCCTATATGgatatattttattgtaatatGCGAGTACAAATTGGTATCATACCTGTACATGGTCTCAGCCTCGACATCGCCGAACCACACCCGCAGATTTGGAGTAAAGTTCTGTCCTGTTAGCTCCAGCATTGCTACATCTCCTCCACCATTTAACTgctcaaatgcacacacacagaaattctCAGATGTAGCCATAGACTTGATAATGTAAGTAAGAGATGCATGCGTCTGGGTGTTTTTCAGTGTTTAAATGTGTCATTATCTCCGgaagttagctaaatctgacaaaacctcttcTTTGGAAAAAATTGGGGTTGTCCTCATTAGGTAAAATTATTCATATctgttttttttctaaaagtgGAATAGGTTTTCTGTTAGGGGTAGGGTTGGTGTACAGAATGTATATTAGCTTCACACGTAAACAATAGAGTGCAAAAGTGCCCGCCCACATTTTCAGCCgtctgaaaaaagtatttttcccatttattattTCAATAGACTTGTTataaaatacttcataaaagagttgtaagccatgaaccaaaccagccagctccgaggtgaatcaaaacattacaaactttgatttgaagcaaaaaaagtatttaaaaatcaaaaaaagtatttttacttatagtctttcacgagggcacaaactacaagcccatgaagcattgcgaatgacatatTAGAATAAAAACCAATTGACATTCAAAAACTATtgaggttgttgattataagtatatacaCGTTTAATTTGTCTGGTTAAGCTAAATGAAATGTCGTGCTGCTCTCttggctgaaaaaaaaataataataataaataaaaataaaaatcagaagggaaaaggcaaaaatcgagggCTTCACATTTATCAGActccatcaacagagctgactagACTGAGATCATTTCCAACTTacggctttgcagcaaactttttACTGCAGATATGCTATTAattcatatcattataataatagtatagctAAAATATTATACAGTAACTAGCTGTGTTACTAGCAATAGATTACCCATACATAGCTAGCTTTGAAACTgaaggctaattttattctatattatctTTTAGCAATATTTAGAGGTGCTAGCTGGTGCTAGTAGTTTGAGCCTGAACAGAGACTcagttgcgtcattcacagtgcatcatagaAGTGGGCATTTGCTGCTGGGCTCGTTTGGTGGGCGTTGTTggccgtggttctctgattggtggatttgtTCTgttggatcatgggtagtgtatttCTTCAaaaggaattctgctattaaatgcGATTTCtaaacaataaagttgaaataacgccgacagatggcttcaacaggaGCATACACTGTACCATCAATGAACTAACAACCTTGGCGCTcatagtaggtctgtctttaaacgtttataagttatcactaaaatcaatttgtctaagaaaaaataaatgggatttttacttccggatcCCGAATGTTGCGGTCTATGAAGGTGTGtgtggtatgtcctcatttagatagctaaACTTGTGTGTTACCTGTAAGCTTTCGACAACAGGCACAGGTGTTACGGGTGTGTGTACAGGGCCCATGCCCTCATAGAAGGTGTATTCTGCTTTATCAGTGCTGATGATTGTCCAGGAGGCACCGTCATTAATCATCTCTTTATTTGGTTCCTTTGGGCATGGAGTGGCCTACAAGAGCACAAATATAAGTTGCTTTTACAGGGTACACATTTCCATATGCCCTTATCTACCAACATTTACCTGATGAAGCGATAAAAACAATAAAGCTGCAAGTGATAAAAGGTACTATATCTCAAAATCTTACCAGCAATACAATTTCATGAGAGCAAATTTGACCTACACAGAattgctgaatttaaataaacacttATTTACTTAACAATGTTTACtacaaaacatttgaaaacagaaaatgtgcactaTCTACTGACAAGACACTAGGCGGAATGACCACTTAATCGGCCAATCAGCCACCGTTATAAGCCAAtgcatttaaatatcaaaatggccaaatactggCCTGGCACATACATCGGTTTATCACTTATAATAACCTTTTATGTGCATTTAAGTGTATATCTCTCACTTGAAATTGGATGATCCTCTCTTGAGAAAGGCACAGGTACATCCTCTCCGTATCCTTCAGGAAAAAGGCACACTTATGCAGCTGAGAGACTGGGTCATCTGCATCCAGCAAGGCAGTCTGCTTATCCACCTTACGGATGATCTGTGTGTGGGAAAAAGACAGCGTGAGAAAGAAAATGGAATGAGGGTTGAAAAGAGTATCAGCACAAGTATAACATAAACATCaggaattgttttgttttcatgtctctAAGCAGCGTTTCTTCATAGAgttgacagagaaaaaaaatcattacagGACAAAAGAAATGATAAAATGGCAAATTATCAAATGAATagagaggtagaccaatatatcggctgatagttgcttttttaaaCTATCTGGTATCAGCAAAAATTTATGCCGATagttttttgtattataattattattcctCCATGATCCTTTGTGGTCGGTGCTGGAGGATTCTTCAGCTATAACTGCTTGGTTATATAATAcaacagtggcctctagaggtgaaataaaaacaatcaatttgcagaatctaaatctttcattactgaaaatattcatccatatttttatcctcacttcagatgcatgttttgttattttgattacatCAAGTATTCTAAGTTGAaccgagggcatgcaaagaaaaatgcaactatatGAAAATGCCCCCTGTATTCATGTATTGAGGAATAAAATGTATTACTCAATACAATAatttttggtgtgaacacttttgcctttaaaacagcaccaattctcctacttacacctgggcacagtttttcttggttgttggtagataggatgttccaaacttcttggagaattccccacaattcttttatttatttaggctgtctcaattacttctgtctcttcatgtaatcccagactgacctgatgttcagtggggggctctgtgagggccatgccatcttttgcagggctccctgttcttctattctattctatttgcaaaagtactgtttgggagtctaacattcatatttcctattgacacactaaagtagcagatatacagtgcatccggaaaatattcacagcgcttcactttttccacattttgttatgttacagccttattccaaaatggattaaattaattattttcctcaaaattctacaaacaataccccataatgacaacgtgaaagaagtttgtttgaaatctttgcaaatttataaaaaataaataaataaaaataaaaaaataaaaaaaatcacatgtacataagtattcacagcctttgctcaatactttgttgaagcacctttggcaccaattacagcctcaagtctttttgagtatgatgctacaaacttggcacaccaatttttgggcagtttctcccattcttctttgcaggacgtctcaagctccatcaggttggatggggagcgtcggtgcacagccattttcagatctctccagagatgttcaatcgggttcaagtctgggctctggctgggccactcagggacattcacagagttgtcccggagccactcctttgttatcttggctgtgtgcttagggtcattgtcctgttggaagatgaaccttcaccccagtctgaggtccagagcgctctggagcaggttttcatcaaggatgtctctgtacattgctgcattcatttttccctcgatcctgactactctcccagttcctgctgctgaaaaacatccccacagcatgatgctgccaccaccatgcttcactgtagggatggtgttggccaggtgatgagcggtgcctggtttcctccagacatagagcttgccattcaggccaaagagttcaatctttgtttcatcagaccagagaattttgtttctcatggtctgaaagtccttcaggtgccttttggcaaactccaggcgggctgtcatgtgccttttactgaggagaggcttccgtctggccactctaccatacaggcctgattggtggagtgctgcagagatggttgttcttctagaaggttctcctctctccacagagaaacgctggcgctctgtcagagtgaccatcgggtacttggtcacctccctgactaaggcccttctcccccgatcgctcagtttggccgggcggccagctctagtaagagtcctggtggttccaaacttcttccatttatggatgatggaggccactgtgctcattgggaccttcaatgctgcagaaatttttctgtacccttccccagatctgtgcctcgatacaatcctgtctcggaggtctacagacaattccttggacttcatggcttggtttgtgctctgacaagcactgttaactgtgggaccttatttagacaggtgtgtgcctttccaaatcatgtccaatcaactgaatttaccacaggtggactccaatcaagttgtagaaacaactcaaggatgatcagtggaaacaagatgcacctgagctcaattttgagtgtcatggcaaaggctgtgaatacttacgtacatgtgatttttttttcgttttttatttttaatacatttgcaaaaatttcaaacaaacttctttcatgttgtcattatggggtattgtttgtagaattttgaggaaaataatgaatttaatccattttggaataaggctgtaacataacaaaatgtggaaaaagtgaagcgctgtgaatactttccggatgaactgtaaataaccatcttaagacaaatgtttttgtgaaacatcttatgtgcctaaaccttttgcacagtactgtataaatagAAACCTTTATCTGGTGTATATACTGAATATtaactataaaaagcttaatttggtaaaaacttaaatataaagcaatgtaatggagccaagtctctgtcatttcaaaataaagagtgttttgggcttgtttccaGTTAAAAGACCTGCATTATGCACCCAATAATTTTTtgggttattattgggattttggctgaacaataaactgcatcttggATTTTATGCATATTGGACTCTTGAATCCTCTATGTCTGTGCTGTCATAATAAggaaagaatattttttttttacattctataaatcaattttgaaAACTAtaagccgattaatcggttatcagccttttc from Myxocyprinus asiaticus isolate MX2 ecotype Aquarium Trade chromosome 1, UBuf_Myxa_2, whole genome shotgun sequence carries:
- the LOC127448272 gene encoding recombining binding protein suppressor of hairless-like isoform X2; translation: MRNYLKERGDQTVLILHAKVAQKSYGNEKRFFCPPPCVYLMGCGWKKKREQMERDGCSEQESQPCAFIGIGNSDQEMQQLNLEGKNYCTAKTLYISDSDKRKHFMLSVNMFYGNNADIGVFLSKRIKVISKPSKKKQSLKNADLCIASGTKVALFNRLRSQTVSTRYLHVEGGNFHASSQQWGAFYIHLLDDEESEGEEFTVRDGYIHYGQTVKLVCSVTGMALPRLIIRKVDKQTALLDADDPVSQLHKCAFFLKDTERMYLCLSQERIIQFQATPCPKEPNKEMINDGASWTIISTDKAEYTFYEGMGPVHTPVTPVPVVESLQLNGGGDVAMLELTGQNFTPNLRVWFGDVEAETMYRCGESMLCVVPDISAFREGWRWVRQPVQVPVTLVRNDGIIYSTTLTFTYTPEPGPRPHCSAAGAILRSGNAGLLSTTGNSMGGNGETAPYGTNSTSNAVPAASSNAAAAMVL